A window of Lagenorhynchus albirostris chromosome 11, mLagAlb1.1, whole genome shotgun sequence contains these coding sequences:
- the MYH9 gene encoding myosin-9, which yields MAQQAADKYLYVDKNFINNPLAQADWAAKKLVWVPSDKSGFEPASLKEEMGEEAIVELVENGKKVKVNKDDIQKMNPPKFSKVEDMAELTCLNEASVLHNLKERYYSGLIYTYSGLFCVVINPYKNLPIYSEEIVEMYKGKKRHEMPPHIYAITDTAYRSMMQDREDQSILCTGESGAGKTENTKKVIQYLAHVASSHKSKKDQGELERQLLQANPILEAFGNAKTVKNDNSSRFGKFIRINFDVNGYIVGANIETYLLEKSRAIRQAKEERTFHIFYYLLSGAGEHLKTDLLLEPYNKYRFLSNGHVTIPGQQDKDMFQETMEAMRIMGIPEEEQMGLLRVISGVLQLGNIVFKKERNTDQASMPDNTAAQKVSHLLGINVTDFTRGILTPRIKVGRDYVQKAQTKEQADFAIEALAKATYERMFRWLVLRINKALDKTKRQGASFIGILDIAGFEIFDLNSFEQLCINYTNEKLQQLFNHTMFILEQEEYQREGIEWNFIDFGLDLQPCIDLIEKPAGPPGILALLDEECWFPKATDKSFVEKVVQEQGTHPKFQKPKQLKDKADFCIIHYAGKVDYKADEWLMKNMDPLNDNIATLLHQSSDKFVSELWKDVDRIIGLDQVAGMSETALPGAFKTRKGMFRTVGQLYKEQLVKLMATLRNTNPNFVRCIIPNHEKKAGKLDPHLVLDQLRCNGVLEGIRICRQGFPNRVVFQEFRQRYEILTPNSIPKGFMDGKQACVLMIKALELDSNLYRIGQSKVFFRAGVLAHLEEERDLKITDVIIGFQACCRGYLARKAFAKRQQQLTAMKVLQRNCAAYLKLRNWQWWRLFTKVKPLLQVSRQEEEMMAKEEELVKVREKQLAAESRLSEMETLQSQLMAEKLQLQEQLQAETELCAEAEELRARLTAKKQELEEICHDLEARVEEEEDRCQHLQAEKRKMQQNIQELEEQLEEEESARQKLQLEKVTTEAKLKKLEEGQIILEDQNCKLAKEKKLLEDRIAEFTTNLTEEEEKSKSLAKLKNKHEAMITDLEERLRREEKQRQELEKTRRKLEGDSTDLSDQIAELQAQIAELKMQLAKKEEELQAALARVEEEAAQKNMALKKIRELESQISELQEDLESERAARNKAEKQKRDLGEELEALKTELEDTLDSTAAQQELRSKREQEVNILKKTLEEEAKTHEAQIQEMRQKHSQAVEELAEQLEQTKRVKANLEKAKQTLENERGELANEVKVLLQGKGDSEHKRKKVEAQLQELQVKFTEGERVRTELADKVSKLQVELDNVTGLLTQSDSKSSKLTKDFSSLESQLQDTQELLQEENRQKLSLSTKLKQVEDEKNSLKEQLEEEEEAKRNLEKQIATLHAQVTDMRKKVEDGVGCLETAEEAKRKLQKDLEGLSQRYEEKVAAYDKLEKTKTRLQQELDDLLVDLDHQRQSVSNLEKKQKKFDQLLAEEKTISAKYAEERDRAEAEAREKETKALSLARALEEAVEQKAELERLNKQFRAEMEDLMSSKDDVGKSVHELEKSKRALEQQVEEMKTQLEELEDELQATEDAKLRLEVNLQAMKAQFERDLQGRDEQSEEKKKQLVRQVREMETELEDERKQRSMAVAARKKLEMDLKDLEAHIDSANKNRDEAIKQLRKLQAQMKDCVRELEDTRASREEILAQAKENEKKLKSMEAEMIQLQEDLAAAERAKRQAQQERDELADEMANSSGKGALALEEKRRLEARIAQLEEELEEEQGNTELVNDRLKKANLQIDQINTDLNLERSHAQKNENARQQLERQNKELKVKLQEMEGTVKSKYKASITALEAKIAQLEEQLDNETKERQAASKQVRRAEKKLKDVLLQVDDERRSAEQYKDQADKASTRLKQLKRQLEEAEEEAQRANASRRKLQRELEDATETADAMNREVSSLKNKLRRGDLPFVVPRRMARKGAGDCSDEEVDGKADAAEAKAAE from the exons CGTGGCATCTTCCCACAAGAGCAAGAAGGACCAG GGCGAGCTGGAGCGACAGCTGCTGCAGGCCAACCCCATCCTGGAGGCCTTCGGGAACGCCAAGACCGTCAAGAACGACAACTCCTCTCGATTT GGCAAGTTCATTCGCATCAACTTTGACGTCAATGGCTACATTGTGGGAGCCAACATTGAGACTT ACCTCCTGGAGAAATCTCGTGCCATTCGCCAAGCCAAGGAAGAGCGGACCTTCCACATCTTCTACTACCTGCTGTCTGGGGCTGGGGAGCATCTCAAGA CTGATCTCCTGCTGGAGCCGTACAACAAATACCGCTTCCTGTCCAATGGGCACGTCACCATCCCCGGGCAGCAGGACAAGGACATGTTCCAGGAGACCATGGAGGCCATGCGGATTATGGGCATCCCAGAGGAGGAGCAGATGG GCTTGCTGCGGGTCATCTCGGGGGTCCTCCAGCTCGGCAACATCGTCTTCAAGAAGGAGCGTAACACCGACCAGGCATCCATGCCCGACAACACAG CTGCCCAAAAAGTGTCCCACCTGTTGGGTATCAACGTGACCGATTTCACCAGAGGAATCCTCACCCCTCGCATCAAGGTGGGACGGGATTACGTCCAGAAGGCTCAGACGAAGGAGCAG GCTGACTTTGCCATTGAGGCCTTGGCCAAGGCCACCTACGAGCGCATGTTCCGCTGGCTGGTCCTGCGCATCAACAAGGCTCTGGACAAGACCAAGAGGCAGGGCGCCTCATTCATCGGGATCCTGGACATCGCCGGCTTCGAGATCTTCGAT CTGAACTCCTTCGAGCAGCTGTGCATCAACTACACCAACGAGAAGCTGCAGCAGCTCTTCAACCATACCATGTTCATCCTGGAGCAGGAGGAATACCAGCGCGAGGGCATCGAGTGGAACTTCATCGACTTCGGCCTCGACCTGCAGCCCTGCATCGACCTCATCGAGAAGCCA GCAGGCCCCCCAGGCATCCTGGCCCTGCTGGACGAGGAGTGCTGGTTCCCCAAAGCCACGGACAAGAGTTTCGTGGAGAAGGTGGTGCAGGAGCAGGGCACCCACCCCAAGTTCCAGAAGCCCAAGCAGCTGAAGGACAAAGCTGATTTCTGCATCATCCACTACGCTGGCAAG GTGGATTACAAAGCTGACGAGTGGCTGATGAAGAATATGGACCCGCTGAACGACAACATCGCCACGCTGCTGCACCAGTCCTCCGACAAGTTCGTCTCGGAGCTGTGGAAGGATG TGGACCGCATCATCGGCCTGGACCAGGTGGCCGGCATGTCGGAGACGGCGCTGCCAGGGGCCTTCAAGACACGCAAGGGCATGTTTCGCACGGTGGGACAGCTGTACAAGGAGCAGCTGGTCAAGCTCATGGCCACGCTGAGGAACACCAACCCCAACTTCGTCCGCTGCATCATCCCCAACCACGAGAAGAAG GCTGGCAAGCTGGACCCCCATCTGGTGCTGGACCAGCTGCGCTGCAACGGGGTTCTCGAGGGCATCCGAATCTGCCGCCAGGGCTTCCCCAACCGCGTGGTCTTCCAGGAGTTCCGGCAGAG ATACGAGATCCTGACACCAAATTCCATTCCTAAGGGCTTCATGGATGGGAAGCAGGCGTGTGTGCTCATG ATCAAAGCCCTGGAGCTCGACAGCAACCTGTACCGCATCGGCCAGAGCAAGGTCTTCTTCCGGGCCGGCGTGCTGGCTCACCTGGAGGAGGAACGGGACCTGAAGATCACGGACGTCATCATCGGCTTCCAGGCCTGCTGCAGGGGCTACCTGGCCAGAAA GGCCTTCGCCAAGAGGCAGCAGCAGCTGACGGCCATGAAAGTCCTGCAGAGGAACTGTGCCGCCTACCTCAAGCTGCGCAACTGGCAGTGGTGGCGGCTCTTCACCAAG GTCAAGCCGCTGCTGCAGGTGAGCCGGCAGGAGGAGGAGATGATGGCCAAGGAGGAGGAGCTGGTGAAGGTGCGGGAGAAGCAGCTGGCCGCTGAGAGCAGGCTCTCAGAGATGGAGACCCTCCAGTCCCAG CTCATGGCTGAGAAGTTGCAGCTGCAGGAGCAGCTCCAGGCAGAAACGGAACTGTGTGCCGAGGCCGAGGAGCTCCGGGCCCGCCTGACCGCCAAGAAGCAGGAGCTCGAAGAGATCTGCCATGACCTGGAGGccagggtggaggaggaggaagaccgCTGCCAGCACCTGCAGGCTGAGAAGAGGAAGATGCAGCAGAACATCCAG GAACTGGAGGAACagctggaggaagaggagagcgCCCGGCAGAAGCTTCAGCTGGAGAAGGTGACCACTGAGGCCAAGCTGAAGAAGCTGGAGGAGGGCCAGATCATCCTGGAGGACCAGAACTGCAAGCTGGCCAAG GAGAAGAAgctgctggaagacagaatagccGAGTTCACCACCAACCTCacggaagaggaggagaaatctAAGAGCCTGGCCAAGCTCAAGAACAAGCACGAGGCGATGATCACCGACCTGGAGG AGCGCCTGCGAAGAGAGGAGAAGCAGCGTCAGGAGCTGGAGAAGACCCGCCGGAAGCTAGAAGGAGACTCCACGGACCTCAGTGACCAGATCGCCGAGCTGCAGGCTCAGATTGCTGAGCTCAAGATGCAGCTGGCCAAGAAAGAGGAGGAGCTCCAGGCTGCCCTGGCCAG AGTGGAAGAAGAAGCCGCCCAGAAGAACATGGCCCTAAAGAAGATCCGGGAGCTGGAATCTCAGATTTCCGAACTCCAAGAAGACCTGGAGTCTGAGCGTGCTGCTAGGAATAAAGCTGAGAAGCAGAAACGGGACCTCGGGGAAGAGCTGGAGGctctaaaaacagagctggaggacacTCTGGACTCCACGGCTGCCCAGCAGGAGCTCAG GTCCAAACGTGAACAGGAAGTGAACATCCTGAAGAAGACCCTCGAGGAGGAGGCAAAGACCCACGAGGCCCAGATCCAGGAGATGAGACAGAAGCACTCGCAGGCCGTGGAGGAGCTGGCAGAGCAGCTGGAGCAGACGAAGCGG GTGAAAGCCAACCTCGAGAAGGCCAAGCAGACCCTGGAGAATGAGCGAGGGGAGCTGGCCAACGAGGTGAAGGTGCTACTTCAGGGCAAGGGGGACTCGGAGCACAAGCGCAAGAAGGTGGAGGCCCAGCTTCAGGAGCTGCAGGTCAAGTTCACCGAGGGGGAGCGCGTGCGCACGGAGCTGGCCGACAAGGTCTCCAAGCTGCAG GTCGAGCTGGACAATGTGACGGGTCTTCTCACCCAGTCGGACAGCAAGTCCAGCAAGCTCACCAAGGACTTCTCCAGTCTGGAGTCACAGCTGCAGGACACGCAG GAGCTCCTGCAGGAGGAGAACCGGCAGAAGCTGAGTCTGAGCACCAAGCTGAAGCAGGTGGAGGACGAGAAGAACTCCTTAAAGgagcagctggaggaggaggaggaggccaaGCGGAACCTCGAGAAGCAGATCGCCACCCTCCACGCCCAG GTCACCGACatgaggaagaaggtggaggACGGCGTGGGGTGCCTGGAGACGGCCGAGGAGGCCAAGAGGAAGCTCCAGAAGGACCTGGAGGGGCTGAGCCAGCGCTACGAGGAGAAGGTGGCCGCTTACGACAAGCTGGAGAAGACTAAGACGCGGCTGCAGCAGGAGCTGGACGACCTGCTCGTGGACCTGGACCACCAGCGGCAGAGCGTCTCCAACCTGGAGAAGAAGCAGAAGAAGTTCGACCAG CTCCTGGCCGAGGAGAAGACCATCTCCGCCAAGTACGCAGAGGAGCGCGACCGGGCAGAGGCCGAGGCCCGGGAGAAGGAGACCAAGGCGCTGTCTCTGGCCCGGGCTCTGGAGGAGGCCGTGGAGCAGAAGGCGGAGCTGGAGCGGCTCAACAAGCAATTCCGTGCAGAGATGGAGGACCTCATGAGCTCCAAGGACGACGTCGGCAAGAGC GTCCACGAGCTGGAGAAGTCCAAGCGGGCCCTGGAGCAGCAGGTGGAGGAGATGAAGACCCAGCTCGAGGAGCTGGAGGACGAGCTGCAGGCCACCGAGGACGCCAAGCTGCGGCTGGAGGTGAACCTGCAGGCCATGAAGGCCCAGTTCGAGCGGGACCTGCAGGGCCGCGACGAGCAGAGCGAGGAGAAGAAGAAGCAGCTGGTCAGACAG GTGCGGGAGATGGAAACTGAGCTGGAGGATGAGAGGAAGCAGCGCTCGATGGCCGTAGCTGCTCGGAAGAAGCTGGAGATGGACCTGAAGGACCTGGAGGCCCACATCGACTCGGCCAACAAGAACCGGGACGAAGCCATCAAACAGCTGCGGAAGCTGCAG GCCCAGATGAAGGACTGCGTGCGGGAGCTGGAGGACACGCGCGCCTCCCGCGAGGAGATCCTGGCGCAGGCCAAGGAGAACGAGAAGAAGCTGAAGAGCATGGAGGCCGAGATGATCCAGCTGCAGGAG GACCTGGCAGCTGCCGAGCGCGCCAAGCGCCAGGCCCAGCAGGAGCGGGACGAGCTGGCCGACGAGATGGCCAACAGCAGCGGCAAAGG tgCCCTGGCGCTGGAGGAGAAGCGGCGCCTGGAGGCCCGCATCGCAcagctggaggaggagctggaggaggagcaGGGCAACACAGAGCTGGTGAACGACAGGCTGAAGAAGGCCAACCTGCAG ATCGACCAGATCAACACCGACCTGAACCTGGAGCGCAGTCACGCCCAGAAGAACGAGAACGCGCGGCAGCAGCTGGAGCGCCAGAACAAGGAGCTCAAGGTCAAGCTGCAGGAGATGGAGGGCACTGTCAAGTCCAAGTACAAGGCCTCCATCACCGCCCTCGAGGCCAAGATCGCACAGCTGGAGGAGCAGCTGGACAACGAGACCAA GGAGCGCCAGGCGGCTTCCAAGCAGGTGCGTCGGGCCGAGAAGAAGCTGAAGGATGTGTTGCTGCAGGTGGATGATGAGCGGAGAAGCGCCGAGCAGTACAAGGACCAG GCGGACAAGGCGTCTACCCGCCTGAAGCAGCTCAAGCGGCAGCTGGAGGAGGCTGAGGAAGAGGCCCAGCGGGCTAACGCCTCCCGCCGGAAACTGCAGCGTGAGCTGGAGGATGCCACGGAGACTGCGGATGCCATGAACCGCGAGGTCAGCTCCCTCAAGAACAAGCTCAG GCGTGGGGACCTGCCGTTTGTCGTGCCCCGCCGAATGGCCCGGAAAGGTGCCGGCGACTGCTCGGACGAGGAGGTGGACGGCAAAGCCGACGCGGCTGAGGCCAAAGCTGCCGAGTAA